One segment of Radiobacillus kanasensis DNA contains the following:
- a CDS encoding sensor histidine kinase, protein MQHWYHIFPKNTGLSLYVWLIFCILPFYFIFRSSHLMEIIFGIVMIVLFFVSYRLSFLSRGKGSLVYICVGMEMVISIVMTLLFGYIYFSLFLAFFIGNIQSKSGFISLYVVHLVLTIAAIAYGFITDTDAFLTQFPFLIISLIGIILIPVNMFNRVKREKLEGELEQANQRISELMVLEERQRIARDLHDTLGQKLSLIGLKSELASKLIHTKPETSENELKDIHQTARTALKEVRELVSDMRGARLVEELVRVKQILIAADIQTHMDGFQDLQQPDTLIENVLSMCLKEAVTNVVKHSQADHCYISIQESTEHIELVIRDDGVGFTPDSIQTGNGLVGMRERLEFVNGTIDLLSSDGTILKIRIPNVIKQRNQEEPV, encoded by the coding sequence ATGCAGCATTGGTACCATATTTTTCCGAAAAATACGGGATTAAGCTTATATGTCTGGTTAATATTTTGTATTCTTCCTTTTTATTTTATCTTTCGCTCTTCCCATTTAATGGAGATTATATTTGGCATTGTTATGATTGTGTTGTTTTTTGTTTCTTATCGTCTTTCGTTTTTGTCCCGAGGAAAAGGGAGCTTAGTGTACATCTGTGTTGGCATGGAAATGGTCATAAGTATAGTGATGACCTTGCTTTTCGGTTACATTTATTTCTCATTATTTCTTGCTTTTTTTATTGGGAATATCCAGAGCAAATCAGGCTTTATATCGCTTTATGTTGTGCATTTAGTATTAACAATTGCAGCTATCGCCTATGGTTTTATTACCGATACAGATGCTTTCCTGACGCAATTCCCTTTTCTAATTATCAGTTTGATCGGAATTATCCTAATACCTGTGAATATGTTTAATCGGGTAAAAAGGGAGAAATTAGAGGGAGAACTGGAGCAAGCTAACCAAAGGATATCGGAACTAATGGTTTTAGAAGAAAGGCAACGAATTGCACGAGATTTGCATGATACGCTTGGGCAAAAGCTATCCCTAATCGGGTTGAAGAGTGAATTAGCAAGTAAATTAATCCATACAAAGCCAGAAACATCAGAAAATGAGTTGAAAGACATCCATCAAACGGCACGGACAGCTTTAAAAGAAGTAAGAGAACTAGTATCTGATATGAGGGGTGCAAGACTAGTAGAAGAGCTCGTTCGAGTAAAGCAGATTCTAATAGCTGCCGACATTCAAACTCATATGGATGGGTTTCAGGATCTCCAGCAACCAGATACGTTAATTGAAAATGTGCTTAGCATGTGTTTAAAAGAAGCTGTTACAAATGTAGTAAAGCATAGCCAAGCAGACCATTGTTATATCTCGATTCAGGAATCAACGGAACATATTGAACTTGTGATACGTGATGACGGCGTTGGATTTACGCCTGACTCTATTCAAACGGGAAATGGATTAGTAGGAATGAGAGAGCGATTAGAGTTTGTGAATGGAACCATAGATTTATTATCTTCAGACGGAACGATTCTTAAAATTCGTATTCCGAACGTTATAAAACAAAGGAATCAGGAGGAGCCTGTATGA
- a CDS encoding response regulator transcription factor, with translation MIKIVIVEDQRMLLGALGSLLDLEEDMEVVGKARDGGEAVRLVQSINPDVCVMDIEMPIKSGLDAAEELKDHPCKTVILTTFARPGYFERARKAAVSGYLLKDSPSEELANSIRSIMDGRRIYAPELVDMMYGSEENPLTEREEQVIMLMADGKNTKEISKELFITPGTVRNYISVILDKLDVSNRIEAVKRFKEKGWFK, from the coding sequence ATGATTAAAATTGTCATTGTAGAGGATCAACGGATGCTGCTTGGCGCCTTAGGATCTCTTCTAGATTTAGAGGAGGATATGGAGGTCGTTGGAAAGGCTCGTGACGGTGGGGAAGCCGTTCGATTAGTTCAATCCATTAATCCAGACGTTTGCGTGATGGATATTGAAATGCCGATAAAAAGTGGACTGGATGCTGCAGAGGAGCTAAAGGATCATCCTTGCAAAACGGTTATTCTTACTACCTTTGCTCGACCCGGTTACTTTGAACGAGCACGGAAAGCTGCGGTCAGTGGATATCTCCTTAAGGACAGTCCAAGTGAGGAGCTGGCAAACTCAATCCGTTCCATTATGGACGGAAGGCGAATTTATGCCCCAGAATTAGTGGACATGATGTATGGAAGTGAAGAGAATCCTTTAACGGAAAGAGAAGAACAAGTTATTATGCTGATGGCGGACGGAAAAAATACGAAAGAAATTTCCAAGGAATTATTCATTACGCCAGGTACAGTAAGAAATTATATTTCGGTTATTTTGGATAAACTCGATGTAAGCAATCGAATTGAAGCAGTAAAGCGTTTTAAGGAAAAGGGCTGGTTTAAGTAG
- a CDS encoding S8 family peptidase produces the protein MKKIGFSLLGLFLFSILFTSIVHAESSTERVIVIYKNVIDKEAFTKVEGEIDQVYPNFNMITGEVPEQLIPILEKDKDVLRVEIDQKVVIAGQLPDWGIYKTKAAEAHTTNLTGKGIKIAVLDTGIAPHSDLVVSAGVSFTSYTDSYYDDNGHGTHVAGIIGSKDNNIGTLGVAPDSSLYAVKVLGKDGTGHVSDIIAGINWSISNKMDLINLSLGTSADSLALRQAIDEAYSNGILVVAAGGNNGNADGTGNTVEFPAKYQNVIGVSATDSSNKRGAFSATGSEIEIAAPGVSILSTYINNEYVQMSGTSMATPYVTGTLALWKQANPDLDYVKIRQQLEISAIDLGITGRDSFFGFGLVQAPKSIALDAENITVDKPSPQNIQTPITLTAHASGGAEKLYKVYVYDGTEWKLLQDYSSSNQYIWTPTKPGTYKFSVHVKQEGSVNAYDDYVTLDYKITTAPVQVQSIDVDKGVHNLLESQSH, from the coding sequence ATGAAAAAAATTGGTTTTTCCTTACTAGGTCTATTCCTGTTTAGCATCCTATTTACGTCTATTGTACATGCTGAATCTTCAACTGAAAGAGTTATTGTTATATATAAAAATGTTATAGATAAAGAAGCATTCACAAAAGTAGAGGGAGAAATCGATCAAGTTTACCCTAATTTTAATATGATTACAGGGGAAGTACCTGAGCAATTAATTCCTATACTTGAAAAAGATAAAGATGTATTGCGTGTTGAAATTGATCAGAAAGTTGTAATAGCTGGCCAACTTCCAGATTGGGGCATCTATAAAACGAAGGCAGCAGAAGCCCATACCACTAATCTAACTGGAAAAGGGATTAAAATTGCAGTCTTAGATACTGGTATTGCCCCACACTCAGATTTAGTGGTTTCAGCTGGTGTGTCCTTTACGTCTTATACGGACTCCTATTATGATGATAACGGGCATGGGACACATGTAGCCGGTATTATAGGATCAAAAGATAATAACATAGGTACTTTAGGGGTTGCTCCAGATTCTAGCCTGTACGCGGTAAAAGTATTGGGGAAAGATGGAACAGGTCATGTATCCGATATTATTGCGGGGATTAACTGGTCTATCTCCAACAAAATGGATCTTATTAATTTAAGCTTAGGTACTTCAGCAGATTCCTTGGCATTAAGACAAGCGATTGATGAAGCATATTCAAATGGGATTCTTGTTGTGGCTGCTGGTGGGAATAATGGTAATGCAGATGGAACCGGCAATACGGTGGAGTTCCCTGCAAAATACCAGAATGTCATTGGAGTTTCTGCTACAGACTCTTCTAATAAACGAGGGGCGTTTTCAGCCACTGGTTCGGAAATTGAAATAGCTGCACCCGGTGTATCCATACTAAGTACCTATATAAATAATGAATATGTACAAATGAGTGGTACCTCGATGGCTACTCCCTATGTAACAGGTACATTGGCGTTATGGAAACAAGCAAATCCTGACTTAGATTACGTAAAAATTCGACAACAGTTAGAAATTTCTGCAATAGATTTAGGAATAACGGGAAGAGATAGCTTTTTTGGCTTTGGACTTGTACAAGCTCCCAAGAGTATTGCGTTGGATGCAGAAAATATAACCGTAGATAAACCTAGTCCACAAAATATTCAAACACCAATTACGTTAACCGCTCATGCTTCTGGGGGAGCAGAAAAGTTATATAAAGTTTATGTCTATGATGGAACAGAGTGGAAACTGCTCCAGGATTACTCTTCTTCGAATCAATATATTTGGACACCTACTAAACCTGGAACCTATAAGTTTAGCGTTCATGTAAAACAAGAAGGCTCTGTTAATGCTTATGATGATTATGTGACATTAGATTATAAAATTACGACTGCACCTGTACAAGTACAATCCATTGATGTGGATAAGGGAGTCCACAACCTGCTGGAGTCCCAATCACATTGA